A window from Telopea speciosissima isolate NSW1024214 ecotype Mountain lineage chromosome 8, Tspe_v1, whole genome shotgun sequence encodes these proteins:
- the LOC122670813 gene encoding nucleolar protein 56-like: MALYLLYESASGYALFLAHGIDEIGQNTEAVRSSVLDLNRFGKVVKLAAFHPFDSALDALNQVNAVSEGLMTEELRNFLSLNLPKTKESKKAKFSLGVSEPKIGSHIFEETKIPCQSNEFVLELFRGVRLHFDRFIKDLKPGDLEKAQLGLGHSYSRAKVKFNVNRVDNMVIQAIFLLDTLDKDVNSFSMRVREWYSWHFPELVKIVNDNYLYAKVAKFVEDKSQLSEDKIPALAEIIGDEDKAKEIVEASKSSMGQDLSPIDLINVQQFAQRVMNLSEYRKKLYDYLVTKMNDIAPNLAALIGEVVGARLISHAGSLTNLAKCPSSTLQILGAEKALFRALKTRGNTPKYGLIFHSSFIGRASTKNKGRMARYLANKCSIASRIDCFSETNSAIFGEKLREQVEERLDFYDKGVAPRKNLDVMKAAIESTQNKSDLVTDDGEMNIGNTEVSAKKSKKKKSKGETAVNGESMDVEEPKAVTNGATYEEPAMEKKRKDVNGDQDGLKKKKKKKSKDDVNGEDLQSASEVKKKKKKKSKSEDDD; encoded by the exons ATGGCGTTATATCTTCTATACGAATCGGCATCTGGCTATGCTCTTTTTCTGGCTCATGGCATCGATGAGATCGGGCAGAACACTGAAGCTGTTCGGAGTTCAGTGCTTGATCTTAATCGATTCGGGAAGGTGGTTAAGCTTGCAGCTTTTCATCCATTTGACTCTGCCCTCGATGCTCTCAACCAGGTTAATGCTGTTTCTGAAG GACTTATGACTGAAGAGCTGAGGAACTTCTTGTCGCTGAATCTCCCCAAAACAAAGGAAAGTAAAAAGGCTAAATTCAGTCTAGGAGTTTCGGAGCCAAAGATTGGGTCACATATTTTTGAAGAGACTAAAATTCCTTGCCAAAGCAACGAGTTTGTTCTTGAACTGTTTAGGGGTGTGCGGTTACACTTTGATAGGTTTATCAAGGACCTAAAG CCTGGTGATTTGGAAAAAGCACAGCTTGGGTTGGGCCACAGTTACAGCCGAGCAAAAGTGAAGTTCAATGTCAACAGAGTTGATAATATGGTTATTCAGGCCATTTTCCTTCTCGATACCCTTGATAAAGATGTTAACTCTTTCTCCATGAGAGTCAG GGAGTGGTATTCATGGCATTTCCCTGAGCTTGTTAAGATTGTCAATGACAACTATCTCTATGCCAAGGTTGCAAAATTTGTGGAGGATAAATCTCAGTTATCTGAAGACAAAATCCCAGCTTTAGCTGAGATAATAGGAGATGAAGATAAAGCCAAAGAGATTGTCGAAGCTTCCAAATCATCTATGG GACAGGATTTATCACCAATCGACTTGATTAATGTCCAGCAATTTGCCCAGAGGGTAATGAATCTCTCTGAGTACAGAAAGAAGCTCTATGATTATCTGGTTACCAAAATGAATGACATTGCTCCTAATTTGGCTGCGCTGATCGGTGAAGTTGTTGGGGCTCGTTTGATTTCACATGCCGGTAGTCTCACAAATTTGGCCAAGTGTCCTTCTTCTACCCTTCAGATCCTTGGTGCAGAGAAAGCACTATTCAG GGCATTAAAAACCCGGGGAAACACTCCAAAGTATGGTCTAATTTTCCATTCATCTTTTATTGGGCGGGCGTCTACAAAAAACAAGGGCCGGATGGCTCGTTATCTTGCAAACAAGTGTTCCATTGCCTCTCGTATTGATTGTTTCTCAG AAACAAACTCCGctatctttggagagaagttgcGGGAGCAAGTTGAAGAAAGACTGGACTTCTACGACAAGGGAGTTGCACCTCGCAAAAATCTCGATGTTATGAAAGCAGCTATTGAAAGTACCCAAAACAAAAGCGATTTGGTCACAGATG ATGGTGAGATGAATATTGGGAATACAGAAGTTTCGGCAAagaaaagcaagaagaagaaatcgaaaggtGAGACTGCTGTGAATGGTGAGTCCATGGATGTGGAGGAGCCTAAAGCTGTTACAAATGGAGCGACTTACGAGGAGCCAGCaatggaaaagaagaggaaggatgTCAATGGAGACCAGGATgggctgaagaagaaaaagaaaaagaaaagcaaggaTGATGTAAATGGAGAGGATCTCCAATCAGCTAGtgaagtaaagaagaaaaagaagaagaaatcaaagagtgAAGATGATGATTGA